Proteins encoded together in one Phalacrocorax carbo chromosome 18, bPhaCar2.1, whole genome shotgun sequence window:
- the RABL6 gene encoding rab-like protein 6 isoform X2: MAVCMKIVIRGDRNTGKTTLWHRLQGKKFIEEYIPTQEIQVTSIHWNYKTTDDIVKVEVWDVVDKGKCKKRGDGLKLENDPQEAESEMALDAEFLDVYKNCNGVVMMFDITKQWTFNYILRELPKVPTHVPVCVLGNYRDMGEHRVILPGDVRDLIDNLNRPPGSSYFRYAESSMKNSFGLKYLHKFFNIPFLQLQRETLLRQLETNQLDIDATLEELSVQQETEDQNYELFLEMMEARSRGHTSPLTTNGQSPSSGSQSPIVPPSSTSTGSSSPGTPQPPQPLSTSSTISPEPPASSSPVPAPETQQPHAPPPATASPAPPAAVPPPKRSIISRLFGMSPASDPSPPQPDPAAATPPHPEAPAKVQSVEDFVPDDSLDHSFLEDPAPQKDKGKLQSKHHVDSESDGEAPGGNPMVAGFQDDLDLDDKIPNRPMLAAERVPSKNVTLSSEEEEEEEVKDSKVVLIPDEDIGTEQEKKRSSRNSLKPQSEAILTKATDLKPPDNLPPHSASERTTSSKLNTSLPAAAAAAATPAAVQAPKTTSQSKGHALKQKVVKEEKLEESDSDQEGPIATQMLSFVMDDPDFESEDSDSQKKKMDEFPVREDLSEISDDDTSLAKRPQPVKSTVHSFKLKNDSDLFGLGLEETGPKESSEEDKQPSKEKKKKKKKSKEEEEKSLKKKSKHKKSKEKEESKEEKEKKKKKKRSKEKNNEIDELEAFLGGGGASMSKPRGGGDYEEL; encoded by the exons gaaaatgcaaaaaacgAGGAGATGGTTTGAAACTGGAAAATGACCCTCAGGAG GCAGAGTCAGAAATGGCTCTGGATGCAGAGTTCCTGGATGTCTATAAAAACTGCAATGGCGTAGTGATGATGTTTGACATCACCAAACAGTG GACATTTAACTATATTCTGAGGGAGCTTCCTAAAGTACCGACCCACGTTCCAGTGTGTGTGCTTGGGAATTACCGAGACATGGGGGAGCACCGGGTCATCCTGCCTGGCGATGTGCGGGACCTCATTGACAATCTGAACAG GCCTCCCGGCTCCTCATATTTTCGCTATGCTGAGTCTTCCATGAAGAACAGCTTTGGCCTCAAGTATCTGCACAAGTTCTTCAACATCCCCTTCTTGCAGCTGCAG agggAGACGTTGCTACGGCAGCTGGAGACGAATCAGCTGGATATTGATGCAACTTTGGAGGAGCTGTCAGTGCAGCAAGAGACAGAAGATCAAAACTACGAACT CTTCCTTGAAATGATGGAAGCCCGAAGTCGAGGGCACACGTCTCCACTAACAACTAATGGGCAAAGCCCTTCCTCTGGCTCCCAGTCACCCATAGTACCTCCGAGCTCCACATCAAcgggcagctccagccctggcaccccacagccaccgcaGCCGCTTTCCACAAGCTCCACCATCTCTCCTGAGCCCCCCGCATCTTCTTCACCAGTGCCTGCACCTGAGACCCAGCAGCCGCACGCGCCTCCGCCAGCTACAGCCTCCCCGGCACCTCCGGCTGCAGTCCCACCACCAAAGCGCAGCATTATTTCACGTCTGTTTGGGATGTCTCCTGCGTCAgacccctctcctccccagccag atcctgctgctgccactccTCCCCACCCTGAAGCCCCTGCAAAAGTACAGAGCGTGGAGGACTTTGTTCCCGATGACAGCCTGGACCACAGCTTTCTAGAAGACCCAGCCCCACAGAAGGACAAAGGGAAACTGCAGAGTAAGCACCATGTCGATAGCGAAAG TGATGGAGAGGCACCCGGGGGGAACCCCATGGTGGCAGGTTTCCAAGATGATCTGGATCTGGATGACAAAATCCCCAATAGACCAATGCTGGCAGCAGAACGGGTGCCCAGCAAGAACGTCACTCTCTCtagcgaggaggaggaagaggaagaggtgaAGGACTCTAAGGTTGTACTCATACCTGATGAAGATATtggcacagagcaggaaaaaaaaag GTCTTCCAGAAATTCTCTGAAACCACAGAGTGAAGCAATTTTGACCAAAGCAACTGACCTGAAGCCTCCTGACAATTTACCTCCACATTCTGCATCCGAAAGAACCACCAGCAGCAAGCTCAACACTagcctgccagctgctgctgctgctgctgccaccccagCAGCAGTCCAGGCCCCAAAGACCACTTCCCAAAGCAAAGGACATGCTCTCAAGCAGAAAGTCGTCAAAGAGGAAAAGCTAGAGGAGTCTGACAGTGATCAAGAGGGACCAATAGCTACTCAGATGCTCTCATTTGTTATGGATGACCCAGACTTTGAAAGCGAGGATTCTGACagccagaagaagaaaatg GATGAATTCCCAGTCCGGGAAGATCTCTCTGAAATATCTGACGACGATACCTCGTTGGCAAAGCGACCCCAGCCTGTGAAATCAACAGTCCACtcctttaaactgaaaaatgacTCAGATCTCTTCGGTTTGGGTTTGGAAGAAACTGGTCCCAAGGAGAGCAGTGAGGAAG ATAAACAACCttctaaggagaaaaagaagaagaaaaagaaaagcaaagag GAAGAGGAGAAGTCtctgaaaaagaagagcaaacacaagaagagcaaagagaaggaagagagcaaagaggagaaagagaaaaagaagaagaagaagaggagcaaggagaaaaacaatgaaatagATGAACTTGAGGCTTttcttggaggaggaggagccaGCATGAGCAAGCCACGAGGAGGTGGGGACTATGAGGAGCTGTAG